From the Hymenobacter yonginensis genome, one window contains:
- a CDS encoding radical SAM protein, translated as MAFSLRNAFQVAATSAELAHFRQAAWRLYQPAVPVPVQAFGQAWQLRPGLTFTPFANAVRCNAHCAFCSEELQRDADHRLTAKRLIDDYPAYFKRLADVLRPFRGFPLGLSLSGLEATAEPRWLRDLLVCLRGLEQEGVVFDEKVLYTNGSGLATSPDLGLALQDFGLTRLELSRCHPDEAVNQGIMRFNRNQPIRHNAVYEATVRWLHAHLAIKNSCILTRAGVATLPDVEQYLAWAAGLGVRQVVFRELSRLEGSYLPNVFTEWIEAQRVPIEPLLAAVVPSLENPRAGWQYAGSTFGYYYYNEHYRYQGLDVIFETSSYPALQAATATDVVQKLILHSDGTLSGDWDPQSRVLSCMAAPQIVETLSDKA; from the coding sequence ATGGCTTTTTCCCTCCGCAACGCGTTTCAGGTGGCCGCTACGTCGGCCGAGCTGGCCCACTTCCGGCAGGCGGCCTGGCGGCTGTACCAGCCCGCCGTACCGGTGCCGGTGCAGGCGTTTGGGCAGGCGTGGCAGCTGCGGCCGGGCCTCACATTTACGCCGTTTGCCAACGCAGTGCGCTGCAATGCGCACTGCGCTTTCTGCTCGGAAGAGTTGCAGCGCGACGCCGACCACCGCCTCACGGCCAAGCGTCTGATTGATGACTACCCGGCGTATTTCAAGCGGTTGGCCGATGTGCTGCGGCCTTTTCGGGGCTTTCCGCTGGGGTTGAGTTTGTCGGGTCTGGAGGCGACGGCCGAGCCGCGCTGGCTGCGCGACCTGCTGGTTTGCCTGCGCGGGCTGGAGCAGGAGGGCGTAGTGTTTGACGAGAAGGTGCTCTACACCAACGGTAGCGGCCTGGCCACCAGCCCTGATCTGGGGTTGGCTTTGCAGGATTTCGGGCTGACCCGATTGGAACTCTCCCGCTGCCACCCCGACGAAGCAGTGAACCAAGGCATCATGCGCTTCAACCGCAACCAGCCCATCCGGCACAACGCCGTGTACGAGGCCACCGTGCGGTGGCTGCACGCGCATTTGGCTATCAAAAACTCGTGCATCCTCACCCGCGCTGGCGTGGCCACGTTGCCTGATGTAGAGCAATATTTGGCGTGGGCGGCTGGGTTGGGGGTGCGACAGGTGGTGTTCCGGGAGCTGAGCCGGCTGGAAGGTAGCTATCTGCCTAACGTGTTTACGGAGTGGATTGAAGCCCAGCGGGTGCCCATCGAGCCCCTGCTGGCGGCCGTGGTACCCTCGCTGGAAAACCCGCGGGCCGGCTGGCAGTATGCGGGCAGCACCTTCGGATACTATTATTATAACGAGCACTACCGCTATCAGGGCCTTGATGTCATCTTCGAAACCTCCAGTTATCCCGCCCTGCAGGCCGCTACCGCCACGGATGTCGTGCAGAAGCTTATCCTG
- a CDS encoding erythromycin esterase family protein yields the protein MPVNFRLLAACCLLTAATAPALAQPTTPATTAPAAAPLLTHAIRSINPADTDFSDLEFLRQEIGGARVVMLGEPTHGVGTATEAKIRLIRFLKERMGFTTVAFESGFYALDRAEREIQRGAPVPAAISASVYPVWTQTQEFQAMLPLLGKGGLRVTGFDSQVSWNDDEMLEELEVFLKPEKGADGIAYDYLDECVSMMGEHNIFPPSHQILLFDMQLGKARKLLTKVAAGPDARRRERATFWLQQVRSLQALAHDYATNDPAVKDSAEFKAKDSNARDAQMADNLLWYLRQHPQEKVVCWGAIGHLAGKVIGLEQPELQEFKPMGQTVKAALGPEAVYVLSTLAGGGTHGFGYWGKHQLVPPPASGSLEADLLAQGQDYSFISLKHDAPSRRLTTHAFEFLPVAGPWSEAVDGFLFLKTIEPPHAATGIVADATPAAAETPANQPPGRLGQQNAATQRPVAKTGAAFPLSGVVLDRKTGQPVPFATVAVPARSAGTVTDAQGRFRLEVRRGELVQISSIGYEPATLVAAAGSALQVRLAPAAFALADVRVSAQSQDPKRIMKKVIKAAETNYERQDYTQQAYTRRRAINFDTLRSDVEYTSQLWTPAGYHNWGGGFLMMEPTPIEQVQQKNDLAQVVSATRPATLEEGGHGFAGGFDPVRISPLFKNSMLGKYQLRLDTIEQRDGQSVYVIRFAAKRASHRATGMYLTAGYSGRVYVRQDNYAVVRYEALWQDDTIQNNSIARKYYGRGNTIARLYDRVYTTSRTTHVVMYQQAVNGRYYAAGSIAQAASIGRVLGNSPFHGQLTCEVYFTPPKLVNAAEIPDPKLKGDLGGGGRWQLAKVPYRPEFWQTYQRPVPAEPAPTLEAGK from the coding sequence ATGCCTGTGAATTTCCGGTTGCTGGCCGCCTGCTGCCTGCTCACCGCCGCTACGGCTCCGGCCCTGGCCCAACCCACAACCCCCGCCACCACGGCTCCGGCAGCCGCCCCGCTGCTCACCCATGCCATCCGCAGTATCAATCCCGCCGACACCGACTTCTCGGACCTGGAGTTTCTGCGCCAGGAAATTGGCGGGGCGCGGGTGGTGATGCTGGGCGAGCCCACCCATGGCGTGGGCACGGCCACTGAGGCCAAAATCCGGCTGATTCGGTTCCTGAAGGAACGAATGGGCTTTACCACGGTGGCCTTCGAAAGTGGCTTCTATGCCCTGGACCGTGCCGAGCGGGAAATCCAGCGGGGCGCGCCGGTACCGGCGGCCATTTCGGCCTCGGTGTATCCGGTCTGGACCCAGACGCAGGAGTTTCAGGCCATGCTGCCGCTGCTGGGCAAAGGCGGCTTGCGCGTCACCGGTTTCGACTCGCAGGTGAGTTGGAACGACGACGAGATGCTTGAGGAACTGGAAGTGTTCCTCAAGCCCGAAAAAGGTGCCGACGGCATTGCCTACGACTACCTCGACGAGTGCGTGAGCATGATGGGCGAGCATAACATCTTCCCACCCTCGCACCAGATTCTGCTCTTTGATATGCAGCTGGGGAAGGCCCGCAAGCTGCTGACCAAAGTAGCGGCCGGCCCCGATGCCCGGCGGCGGGAGCGGGCCACCTTCTGGCTGCAACAGGTACGCAGCCTGCAAGCTTTAGCGCACGATTACGCCACCAACGACCCGGCCGTGAAAGACTCCGCTGAGTTCAAGGCCAAAGACAGCAACGCCCGCGACGCCCAGATGGCCGATAACCTACTATGGTATCTGCGCCAGCACCCACAGGAAAAGGTGGTCTGCTGGGGCGCTATCGGGCACCTGGCCGGCAAAGTGATCGGACTGGAACAACCGGAGCTGCAGGAGTTCAAGCCCATGGGCCAGACCGTGAAAGCGGCGCTGGGCCCCGAGGCGGTGTATGTGCTCAGCACGCTGGCCGGCGGCGGCACCCACGGCTTCGGCTACTGGGGCAAGCACCAGCTGGTGCCACCGCCCGCCTCCGGTTCTCTGGAAGCCGACCTGCTTGCCCAGGGGCAGGACTACAGCTTCATTAGCCTCAAGCACGACGCGCCTAGCCGCCGCCTGACCACGCATGCATTCGAGTTTCTGCCGGTTGCCGGCCCTTGGAGCGAGGCCGTGGATGGGTTTCTGTTCCTGAAAACCATTGAGCCGCCGCACGCCGCTACGGGTATTGTCGCGGATGCTACACCAGCGGCGGCCGAAACACCCGCCAACCAGCCGCCGGGCCGGTTGGGCCAGCAGAATGCCGCTACCCAGCGCCCCGTTGCCAAAACCGGCGCGGCTTTCCCTCTCAGCGGTGTGGTGCTCGACCGCAAAACCGGGCAGCCAGTGCCCTTTGCCACGGTGGCCGTGCCCGCCCGCAGCGCCGGTACCGTGACGGATGCGCAGGGCCGGTTCCGGCTGGAAGTGCGCCGGGGTGAGTTGGTGCAGATCAGCAGCATCGGCTACGAGCCGGCTACGCTGGTGGCGGCAGCTGGTTCCGCGCTGCAGGTGCGCCTCGCGCCGGCTGCTTTTGCTTTGGCCGATGTGCGCGTGAGTGCCCAGTCGCAGGACCCGAAGCGGATTATGAAAAAGGTGATTAAGGCTGCGGAAACCAACTACGAGCGGCAGGATTACACCCAGCAGGCCTACACCCGGCGGCGGGCCATCAACTTTGATACGCTACGAAGCGACGTGGAGTATACCAGTCAGCTATGGACTCCAGCTGGTTATCATAACTGGGGTGGCGGCTTTCTGATGATGGAGCCAACACCAATCGAACAGGTGCAGCAGAAGAACGATCTGGCTCAGGTAGTTTCCGCTACGCGACCTGCTACTCTTGAGGAAGGCGGCCATGGGTTTGCGGGCGGCTTCGATCCAGTGCGTATTTCGCCATTGTTCAAGAACAGTATGCTGGGCAAGTACCAGCTGCGCCTGGATACTATTGAGCAACGTGACGGGCAATCGGTATACGTGATTCGCTTCGCGGCCAAGCGCGCTAGCCACCGGGCTACTGGTATGTATCTGACGGCAGGCTACTCCGGTCGGGTTTATGTGCGCCAGGACAATTACGCGGTAGTACGCTACGAAGCCTTGTGGCAGGATGATACCATCCAAAACAACTCGATTGCGCGCAAATACTATGGTCGGGGCAATACGATTGCCCGCCTCTACGACCGGGTGTATACGACAAGTCGCACGACCCATGTGGTCATGTATCAGCAGGCGGTAAATGGCCGGTACTATGCGGCTGGCAGTATTGCCCAAGCTGCTTCTATCGGACGCGTGCTGGGCAATTCTCCCTTCCACGGTCAGCTGACCTGCGAGGTATACTTCACGCCCCCCAAGTTGGTAAATGCGGCTGAAATACCGGATCCGAAGCTAAAGGGTGACTTGGGTGGTGGTGGCCGTTGGCAGCTCGCCAAAGTGCCTTACCGCCCTGAGTTCTGGCAAACCTACCAGCGCCCCGTGCCCGCCGAGCCGGCCCCGACGCTGGAGGCGGGCAAGTAA